One genomic segment of Candidatus Sulfotelmatobacter sp. includes these proteins:
- a CDS encoding SagB/ThcOx family dehydrogenase, with product MSQNKNLDAAWMYHSGTKHSYQSIRMHPHFLDWENKPLLFKIYPTLEVTRLPRDFRDTGVPALTAIATRNVPAQPEAIPAVETLAQLLFFSAGVIRSKKHPQGETFFRAAACTGALYEIELYIVCTDLPGGKDSPGLAAGVYHFGAAEFGLRQLRSGDFRQALVEATGGDSSVAHAPVTIVCTGTYWRNAWKYHSRTYRHFGWDNGTLLANLLAMSAAMTLPAKIVAGFVDSQVNALLSLDTKREVAFSLVPIGYTDHAPTAAPVIAPLDLPIVAYSPEEVDYPAMRKMHEASSFDSADEVAAWRENTPAHELPAPKGVTTPLQPLDDAAIPRDTIEQVISRRGSTRQFARDPMTFPQLSTTLDRATRGIPADFLDPAGSHLSDLHLNDLYLIVNSVVGLASGAYVYHWEKRILELLKPGDFRDKAGYLGLEQQLPADAAVDVFFLADLKKILGRYGNRGYRAVQLEAGILGGKLYLGAYAQHLGATGLTFYDDDVVSFFSPHARGKSAIFLVALGRSALRK from the coding sequence TTGAGCCAGAACAAAAACCTCGACGCCGCCTGGATGTACCACAGCGGCACGAAGCACTCCTACCAGAGCATTCGGATGCATCCGCATTTTCTCGACTGGGAGAATAAGCCGCTTTTGTTCAAGATTTATCCCACGCTCGAAGTGACGCGCCTGCCCCGCGATTTCCGCGATACCGGCGTCCCCGCGCTTACGGCCATCGCAACTCGGAACGTTCCCGCGCAACCGGAAGCTATCCCCGCCGTCGAAACCCTGGCGCAACTTTTGTTCTTTTCCGCCGGAGTCATTCGCAGCAAGAAACATCCGCAAGGCGAGACCTTCTTCCGCGCCGCAGCCTGCACCGGTGCGCTCTACGAGATCGAACTTTATATTGTTTGTACCGATCTGCCGGGCGGCAAGGATTCTCCGGGTCTTGCCGCCGGCGTCTATCACTTCGGCGCCGCCGAATTCGGGTTGCGCCAATTACGCTCTGGTGATTTCCGTCAGGCGCTGGTTGAAGCCACCGGAGGTGACTCATCCGTTGCTCACGCTCCGGTCACGATCGTCTGCACAGGCACTTACTGGCGCAATGCCTGGAAATATCACTCCCGCACGTATCGCCATTTCGGTTGGGATAACGGCACCCTCCTCGCCAACCTTCTTGCGATGTCTGCGGCCATGACGCTTCCGGCAAAAATCGTCGCGGGCTTCGTCGACTCGCAAGTGAATGCCTTGCTCAGCCTCGATACCAAGCGCGAAGTCGCGTTCTCGCTGGTGCCTATCGGCTACACAGATCACGCGCCGACCGCCGCGCCAGTAATCGCGCCACTTGACCTGCCCATCGTTGCCTATTCGCCGGAAGAGGTCGACTATCCGGCGATGCGCAAGATGCACGAAGCCTCGTCGTTCGACTCCGCCGACGAAGTGGCAGCCTGGCGCGAAAACACGCCCGCGCACGAACTTCCCGCGCCCAAAGGAGTCACCACTCCTCTTCAACCACTCGACGATGCCGCCATTCCGCGCGATACCATCGAACAAGTTATCTCGCGCCGTGGATCCACTCGTCAGTTCGCCCGCGATCCCATGACTTTTCCGCAACTCTCCACCACGCTCGACCGCGCCACGCGCGGCATCCCCGCCGACTTCCTCGATCCTGCTGGAAGTCACCTCAGCGATCTTCATTTGAATGATCTCTACTTGATCGTTAACAGCGTGGTCGGGCTGGCTTCCGGAGCCTACGTCTATCACTGGGAGAAAAGAATTCTGGAGTTGCTGAAGCCCGGCGACTTCCGCGACAAGGCCGGATACCTCGGCCTGGAACAACAACTCCCTGCCGACGCGGCCGTTGACGTGTTCTTCCTCGCCGATTTGAAAAAGATTCTCGGCCGCTACGGCAACCGCGGATATCGCGCTGTACAGCTGGAGGCCGGCATCCTGGGCGGTAAGCTCTATCTCGGCGCATACGCGCAACATCTCGGCGCCACCGGCCTGACTTTCTATGACGACGACGTAGTCAGCTTCTTCTCTCCCCACGCCCGCGGGAAGAGCGCAATCTTCCTGGTGGCGCTCGGACGCAGCGCGTTGCGAAAGTAA
- the npdG gene encoding NADPH-dependent F420 reductase, with protein MSANPAGVRPIAVIGGTGPAGMGLALRWARAGETIIIGSRNEERAEQVAASIQQKVGVDAHVSGMENSAACAAADILMLTVPFESQATLLKQLKPSITEGSILIDATVPLAAGVGGRASRTLGVWQGCAAQQAAELVPKEVSVVAAFHNVSAEVLNGDAPLDCDVIVCSDDPDAAQLTRELAAKIPGVRALDGGKLENARIVEQITALLIGMNIRHKGHAGIRITGLPSSAYR; from the coding sequence ATGAGCGCCAATCCCGCAGGTGTCCGCCCTATCGCAGTGATCGGTGGAACCGGTCCGGCGGGCATGGGACTCGCTCTGCGCTGGGCCCGCGCCGGAGAAACGATCATCATTGGTTCCCGCAACGAAGAACGCGCAGAGCAGGTTGCTGCATCCATTCAACAAAAAGTTGGAGTTGACGCTCACGTTTCCGGCATGGAGAACAGCGCAGCGTGTGCCGCCGCGGACATTCTGATGCTGACCGTGCCTTTCGAAAGCCAGGCCACGCTGCTCAAGCAGCTCAAACCGTCCATAACGGAGGGCAGCATCCTGATCGACGCGACTGTGCCCTTGGCGGCCGGCGTCGGCGGGCGCGCCTCGCGCACTCTCGGAGTCTGGCAAGGATGCGCCGCGCAACAAGCCGCCGAACTCGTGCCCAAAGAAGTGAGCGTCGTGGCCGCCTTCCACAATGTTTCCGCCGAAGTCCTGAACGGCGACGCCCCACTCGATTGCGACGTGATCGTATGCAGCGACGATCCTGACGCCGCGCAGCTCACGCGCGAACTGGCGGCAAAGATTCCTGGCGTCCGCGCCCTTGACGGGGGCAAACTTGAAAACGCCCGCATCGTGGAGCAGATCACCGCGTTACTGATCGGTATGAATATCCGCCACAAAGGCCACGCCGGAATTCGCATCACCGGCCTGCCGAGCTCGGCTTATCGATAG
- the cofC gene encoding 2-phospho-L-lactate guanylyltransferase: MILVPVKSLSAAKQRLATALDQPARTALAQAMLLDVLTTLHGCKHRPPVAIVSSDPYAAELASEYEFEIIPDQLNPGETGAIEMATQICVERGVESTLVIPADIPLMQAWELHEILKQSPTEGSVLVPAADGRGTNAAFRRPANLFPLRFGNDSFKPHHAAAQSTGRLCVVLKLPGIAVDVDSPADLQQLISLPGETHSQQLARQFACGGADASSAPAAKRR, translated from the coding sequence GTGATTCTCGTTCCGGTGAAGAGTCTGTCGGCTGCGAAGCAGCGTCTGGCAACCGCCCTCGATCAACCCGCCCGCACCGCGCTTGCGCAAGCCATGCTCCTTGACGTGCTTACCACGTTGCACGGCTGCAAGCATCGCCCGCCGGTCGCCATCGTATCCAGCGATCCTTATGCCGCTGAACTCGCCAGCGAATATGAATTTGAAATTATCCCCGACCAGCTCAATCCGGGAGAGACCGGCGCAATAGAAATGGCCACACAGATCTGCGTGGAGCGCGGCGTCGAGAGCACGCTGGTGATTCCCGCCGATATTCCTCTGATGCAAGCATGGGAGCTCCACGAAATTCTGAAACAGTCGCCGACCGAAGGCAGTGTGCTGGTCCCCGCCGCGGACGGACGCGGCACTAACGCCGCCTTCCGGCGGCCGGCGAATCTGTTTCCGCTACGCTTCGGCAACGACAGTTTCAAACCCCATCATGCCGCCGCGCAGTCGACCGGTAGACTTTGCGTGGTGCTGAAGCTGCCGGGTATTGCCGTTGATGTCGACAGTCCGGCAGACCTGCAACAATTGATCTCCCTTCCGGGCGAAACTCATTCTCAGCAACTGGCCCGCCAGTTCGCGTGTGGAGGCGCGGACGCCTCCTCCGCCCCCGCCGCGAAGCGGAGGTAA
- the cofD gene encoding 2-phospho-L-lactate transferase, whose product MICVLSGGTGGAKFVDGLRQVMPAEEITLIVNTGDDLLWWGLYVSPDIDSITYVLSGMLSRERGWGVKGDTFLCLQAMGQLGEPTWFHTGDRDLAMHLLRSRLLAEGKTLSDATTVISEKLGVKARVLPMSDSRVETRVDTPAGELSFEEYFVQRWYQDPVNSVRFAGASDAEPAPGVIEAITSADAVLIAPSNPITSIGPILAVPGIREALVSATGKIAAVSPIVGNAPVAGPAGILMAAQGLPCSIAGVAQAYEDFLDVLICDTRDARAAEPLRKNGLRVQCTQTIMRSAEDKAGLVRAALACVATAPRHEVRLHGAALRRLDPQP is encoded by the coding sequence ATGATTTGCGTTCTGAGCGGAGGCACGGGCGGGGCGAAGTTCGTCGACGGCCTCCGCCAGGTGATGCCTGCCGAAGAGATCACGCTTATCGTCAATACCGGTGACGATTTGCTGTGGTGGGGACTCTACGTATCGCCCGACATCGACTCGATTACCTATGTACTCTCCGGCATGCTCAGCCGCGAGCGCGGATGGGGCGTGAAGGGCGATACTTTTCTCTGCCTGCAAGCCATGGGACAACTCGGCGAGCCGACCTGGTTCCACACCGGCGATCGCGATCTCGCCATGCACCTGCTGCGCTCGCGCCTGCTGGCGGAAGGCAAGACGCTTTCTGACGCCACGACGGTAATTTCTGAAAAACTTGGCGTCAAAGCGCGCGTTCTGCCCATGAGCGATTCGCGAGTTGAGACACGAGTCGACACGCCGGCAGGCGAGTTGAGTTTTGAAGAATATTTTGTGCAGCGCTGGTATCAGGATCCGGTGAATTCCGTGCGCTTTGCTGGAGCGTCTGATGCAGAGCCCGCGCCCGGCGTGATCGAGGCCATAACATCCGCCGACGCCGTTTTGATCGCGCCCAGTAATCCCATCACCAGCATCGGTCCGATTCTCGCTGTACCGGGCATTCGCGAGGCCCTGGTAAGCGCGACCGGAAAAATCGCCGCGGTCAGCCCGATCGTGGGCAATGCTCCGGTCGCGGGTCCAGCGGGAATTTTGATGGCTGCGCAGGGACTGCCCTGCTCGATCGCCGGCGTTGCTCAGGCCTATGAAGATTTCCTGGACGTTCTGATCTGCGACACGCGCGACGCGCGCGCTGCGGAACCGTTGCGCAAGAACGGCCTGCGTGTGCAGTGTACGCAAACCATCATGCGCAGCGCCGAAGATAAAGCGGGGCTGGTCCGCGCGGCGCTGGCATGTGTTGCCACCGCTCCGAGGCATGAGGTTCGGCTGCACGGCGCCGCCTTGCGACGTTTGGATCCCCAGCCGTGA
- a CDS encoding flavin reductase family protein, with the protein MGLNPSEFRRAMGCFATGVTIITVDLEGEVHGMTANAFASVSLDPPLVLVCVDHSTRTHAHLHAKKRFGVNILCEDQRAISEYYARIDRTHENAEAEAAARFERTVHGTPMLDGSLAYLECRLHSAEVAGDHTIFIAEVEDVVVREGGPLLFSRGKYRKIGGDVEK; encoded by the coding sequence ATGGGCCTGAATCCATCCGAATTCCGACGGGCGATGGGGTGCTTCGCCACTGGCGTGACCATCATCACGGTCGATCTCGAAGGTGAGGTCCACGGCATGACGGCCAACGCCTTCGCATCGGTGTCGCTCGATCCGCCGCTGGTGCTGGTTTGCGTGGATCATAGCACCCGCACTCACGCGCATCTGCACGCCAAGAAACGCTTCGGAGTCAACATTCTCTGCGAAGATCAGCGGGCAATTTCGGAATATTACGCCCGCATCGATCGTACTCACGAGAACGCCGAGGCTGAGGCTGCCGCGCGTTTCGAGCGGACTGTTCATGGAACTCCCATGCTCGACGGATCGCTGGCCTATCTCGAGTGCAGGCTGCACTCGGCGGAAGTGGCGGGCGACCATACGATTTTTATCGCGGAGGTCGAGGATGTCGTGGTGCGCGAGGGCGGCCCGCTGCTGTTCTCTCGGGGAAAATATCGCAAGATCGGCGGCGACGTGGAGAAGTGA
- a CDS encoding polymer-forming cytoskeletal protein: MLQSSENSFNPKAGTPAPNPNAFNPVKTVTAPIDQATIGRTLVIKGEISGSEALYIDGRIEGKIIMPESRVTIGRNGKVDASIQAREVVVMGKVTGNIECSDRVDIRSEGSVSGDISTVRISVEDGAALKGGIQVRSEGKQNQNQSKPVEAPKALAATASA; encoded by the coding sequence ATGCTTCAGTCGTCGGAGAACTCGTTCAACCCCAAGGCCGGCACGCCGGCGCCCAACCCCAACGCTTTCAACCCAGTCAAAACCGTTACCGCCCCGATCGATCAGGCTACTATTGGCCGCACGCTGGTCATCAAGGGTGAGATCAGCGGCTCCGAAGCTCTTTATATTGATGGCCGCATCGAAGGCAAAATTATTATGCCCGAGAGCCGCGTCACCATCGGCCGCAACGGCAAGGTCGATGCCAGCATCCAGGCCCGCGAAGTCGTGGTCATGGGCAAAGTTACCGGCAACATCGAGTGCAGCGATCGTGTAGACATTCGCAGTGAAGGTTCGGTCAGCGGAGACATTTCGACGGTCCGCATCAGTGTGGAAGATGGCGCCGCGTTAAAGGGTGGAATTCAGGTGCGCAGCGAAGGCAAGCAGAACCAGAATCAGTCAAAGCCGGTTGAGGCTCCCAAGGCTCTGGCTGCGACGGCCAGCGCGTAG
- the cofH gene encoding 5-amino-6-(D-ribitylamino)uracil--L-tyrosine 4-hydroxyphenyl transferase CofH, giving the protein MSRAPAAFAECSDRQPAIYSGRLLPYEVIDIMPRELALSELESFPSLDWSDIASRLTNNARAALEKILETQNGGDLSLEESYALANAEGDDLLGLLVAANMLRAEIVGNIVTYVVNRNVNFTNICFVGCKFCAFSRGPREADAYFLTLDQMAQKAIEAWQLGATEVCIQGGLPHDLPKFHYRDILRAIKNAVPRMHIHAFSPMEIVYGIELTGMPLADYLSMLRDNGLGTLPGTAAEILDDEIRHILSANKLSTAQWVEVIRTAHRCGIRTTSTLMYGHAETPAHWVRQMRLLREIQSETGGFTEFVPLGFIHQNTLLFHQGLARTGPTLAEHLKVHALARLLLAGSINNIQVSWVKLNRRLSQLCLHAGANDYGGTLMEENISREAGATAGQYTSPEDFQSLILEMGRIPAERNTTYTRIQIKLPMNENEITAEESCEAEFA; this is encoded by the coding sequence ATGAGCCGGGCCCCGGCAGCGTTCGCGGAATGCTCCGACCGGCAGCCGGCGATTTATTCCGGTAGACTGTTGCCGTACGAGGTCATTGACATTATGCCCCGCGAACTCGCACTTTCGGAACTGGAAAGTTTCCCCTCTCTTGACTGGTCTGACATCGCCTCGCGCCTGACCAACAACGCGCGCGCCGCACTGGAGAAAATTCTCGAAACACAGAATGGAGGCGATTTATCGCTCGAAGAGTCTTACGCGCTGGCCAACGCGGAAGGCGACGACTTGCTCGGCCTTCTGGTCGCGGCGAATATGCTTCGCGCCGAAATCGTCGGCAACATTGTGACCTACGTCGTGAACCGCAACGTCAATTTTACGAATATCTGTTTCGTGGGATGCAAGTTTTGTGCCTTCAGCCGAGGTCCGCGCGAAGCCGACGCTTATTTCCTCACGCTCGATCAAATGGCGCAGAAAGCGATCGAGGCCTGGCAACTCGGCGCCACTGAAGTGTGCATTCAGGGCGGCCTTCCGCACGACCTGCCCAAGTTTCACTACCGCGATATTCTGCGTGCAATTAAAAACGCGGTCCCGCGCATGCACATTCATGCTTTTTCGCCGATGGAGATTGTCTACGGTATTGAATTGACCGGCATGCCGCTGGCGGATTATCTCTCGATGCTGCGCGATAATGGCCTCGGCACGCTGCCCGGAACGGCTGCGGAAATTCTCGACGACGAGATTCGACATATTCTTTCTGCCAATAAGCTTTCAACCGCGCAATGGGTTGAGGTGATCCGCACCGCGCACCGCTGCGGCATTCGCACCACCTCGACGCTCATGTATGGGCACGCGGAAACTCCCGCCCACTGGGTCCGCCAGATGCGCCTGCTCCGCGAGATTCAATCCGAGACCGGGGGCTTCACCGAATTCGTCCCGCTCGGCTTCATTCATCAGAACACGCTGCTCTTTCATCAGGGACTTGCCCGTACCGGGCCTACGCTCGCCGAGCATCTTAAAGTGCATGCGCTGGCCCGCTTACTGCTCGCGGGCTCGATTAACAATATTCAAGTATCGTGGGTAAAGCTGAACCGCCGCCTGTCGCAACTCTGTCTGCATGCCGGGGCCAACGACTACGGCGGCACCTTGATGGAAGAAAATATTTCCCGCGAAGCCGGAGCCACTGCCGGCCAGTACACCAGCCCTGAGGATTTTCAGTCGCTGATTCTTGAAATGGGCCGCATTCCCGCCGAGCGCAACACGACTTATACCCGCATCCAGATCAAGCTGCCCATGAATGAAAATGAGATCACTGCCGAGGAATCGTGCGAGGCGGAGTTCGCATGA
- a CDS encoding MFS transporter, which produces MAESNIPIPENASERAGTAVDTRTPRWQVAGRALRHRNFQLFFSGQLISLIGTWMQTVAQSWLVYRLTGSGLELGAVGFASQIPVFLFAPIGGIVADRINRKHVVIATQVSSMLLAFVLAALTLTHRITVPEVFVLAALLGVVNAFDIPGRQSFLVDMVGKDDLMNAIALNSSMFNGARVVGPAVAGILVARLGEGWCFFANAVSYIAVIAGLLMMNVHAPSRISSKAPPWEHIKEGFQFVNRTAPIRALVILLGLVSVAGMPYSVLMPIFADKILHGGGQGLASLIGSHDLGAVRLGILMGAAGVGALLGALTLAVRTGVKGLGTWISVCCAGFGISLMLFSFSTSFWLSVVLLLPVGYFIMLQMASSNTLIQVMVPDALRGRMMAVYSMMFMGMAPIGALLGGALSDRLGAPLTVAIGGLASVLGAWWFSVQLPKIRVEARQLIIAQQMAGGEPSEEMTAGVAK; this is translated from the coding sequence GTGGCGGAATCGAACATTCCAATTCCAGAGAATGCATCGGAGAGGGCCGGAACGGCAGTTGACACTCGCACGCCGCGCTGGCAAGTAGCTGGACGCGCCCTTCGGCATCGCAACTTCCAGCTTTTTTTCAGCGGACAATTAATTTCCCTGATCGGCACCTGGATGCAGACCGTGGCCCAGTCGTGGCTCGTCTACCGGCTGACCGGCTCAGGATTGGAGCTGGGGGCGGTGGGTTTCGCCAGCCAGATTCCGGTATTTCTCTTTGCGCCGATCGGCGGCATTGTGGCCGACCGCATCAACCGCAAGCACGTGGTGATCGCTACGCAGGTCTCATCGATGCTGCTGGCGTTTGTGCTGGCGGCGCTCACGCTAACGCACAGAATAACGGTCCCGGAAGTTTTCGTGCTGGCGGCACTGTTGGGCGTGGTGAACGCCTTCGACATTCCCGGACGGCAATCCTTCCTGGTGGACATGGTGGGCAAGGACGATTTGATGAACGCCATCGCTCTGAATTCTTCCATGTTCAATGGGGCGCGCGTGGTAGGGCCGGCAGTGGCTGGAATTTTGGTAGCGAGATTGGGCGAAGGCTGGTGCTTTTTCGCGAACGCGGTGAGTTATATCGCCGTGATCGCGGGATTGTTGATGATGAACGTTCACGCTCCGTCGCGAATCTCGTCCAAGGCGCCGCCCTGGGAGCACATCAAAGAAGGATTTCAATTCGTGAACCGGACTGCGCCGATTCGCGCGCTGGTGATTTTGTTGGGGCTGGTGAGTGTCGCGGGAATGCCGTATTCCGTGTTAATGCCGATTTTTGCCGACAAGATTCTGCACGGCGGGGGTCAGGGATTGGCGTCACTTATAGGGTCGCATGACCTGGGCGCGGTGCGACTGGGCATACTGATGGGGGCGGCCGGAGTGGGTGCGCTGCTGGGCGCATTGACTCTTGCCGTGCGGACCGGCGTGAAGGGTTTGGGAACCTGGATCAGCGTATGCTGCGCCGGGTTCGGCATCAGCCTGATGTTGTTTTCATTTTCGACATCATTCTGGTTATCGGTTGTGCTGCTGTTGCCGGTGGGATATTTCATCATGCTGCAAATGGCTTCGTCGAACACATTGATTCAAGTGATGGTACCCGACGCGCTGCGCGGACGAATGATGGCGGTGTATTCCATGATGTTTATGGGCATGGCGCCGATCGGGGCGTTGCTTGGCGGCGCGCTGTCAGACCGACTGGGTGCGCCGCTCACGGTCGCGATCGGCGGACTCGCCTCGGTTCTGGGAGCGTGGTGGTTCAGCGTGCAATTGCCGAAAATTCGCGTGGAGGCGCGGCAGTTGATCATTGCGCAGCAGATGGCCGGCGGCGAGCCATCGGAAGAGATGACGGCGGGGGTAGCTAAATAG
- the cofE gene encoding coenzyme F420-0:L-glutamate ligase, translating into MSRSGAAAKQIRLKERKKSVPASSDEIHLIPIPVADEIRPGDCLADKLLEPLRGSLRLKAGDILIVKHKIVSKAEGRIIELSTIQPSAESIAWAKQYALDARLVELALSESRAVIRRRNGVLITETRHGFLCANSGVDVSNVDGGTHALLLPENPDRSAANLRRAVRKRTGLAIAVIITDSFGRPWREGLTEFAIGIAGMKPLRDDRGRRDPHGYKLKASVEAVADELACAAGLVCGKLNRRPACIVRGFRYEPGPGSVRGMLRPAAGDLFR; encoded by the coding sequence ATGAGCAGATCCGGTGCTGCCGCGAAGCAGATCAGGCTAAAGGAACGAAAGAAGTCCGTTCCCGCCTCATCTGACGAAATCCACCTGATTCCCATCCCTGTAGCCGACGAAATTCGTCCTGGCGATTGCCTCGCCGATAAGCTCCTCGAGCCTCTCCGCGGAAGCCTCCGCCTCAAAGCCGGCGACATCCTTATCGTGAAACACAAAATCGTTTCCAAGGCAGAGGGCCGAATCATCGAGCTATCGACGATTCAACCTTCGGCCGAGTCGATCGCCTGGGCGAAGCAATATGCTCTCGACGCGCGTCTCGTCGAGCTCGCACTGAGCGAGAGCCGCGCCGTGATTCGCCGCAGAAACGGCGTGCTCATCACCGAAACTCGCCACGGTTTTCTTTGTGCTAACAGCGGCGTCGATGTCTCCAATGTCGATGGAGGCACGCACGCGCTGCTGCTTCCCGAAAATCCTGACCGTTCCGCCGCCAATCTCCGCCGCGCGGTAAGGAAGCGCACGGGATTGGCAATCGCGGTCATCATCACGGACAGTTTCGGACGCCCGTGGCGCGAAGGCCTCACCGAATTCGCCATCGGAATCGCTGGTATGAAACCCCTGCGCGACGACCGCGGCCGCCGCGATCCGCATGGCTACAAGCTGAAAGCCAGTGTCGAAGCCGTGGCCGACGAATTAGCGTGCGCCGCCGGACTCGTCTGCGGCAAACTCAATCGCAGGCCGGCCTGCATTGTGCGGGGATTCCGGTATGAGCCGGGCCCCGGCAGCGTTCGCGGAATGCTCCGACCGGCAGCCGGCGATTTATTCCGGTAG
- the msrB gene encoding peptide-methionine (R)-S-oxide reductase MsrB gives MAEKIAEKVAKTEAEWKKQLTDEQYHVTREAGTECAFTGKYWNTKEPGMYHCVCCGSPLFDSQTKFNSGTGWPSFTKPAEGGGVVEHRDTKYGMVRTEVRCAKCDAHLGHVFEDGPAPTGLRYCMNSAALDLRPAEKK, from the coding sequence ATGGCTGAAAAGATTGCTGAAAAAGTTGCAAAGACCGAAGCCGAGTGGAAGAAGCAGCTCACCGACGAGCAGTATCATGTCACGCGCGAAGCCGGCACGGAGTGTGCATTCACCGGCAAGTACTGGAACACGAAAGAGCCGGGGATGTATCACTGCGTGTGCTGCGGATCACCACTGTTTGATTCGCAGACCAAGTTCAATTCCGGGACAGGTTGGCCGAGTTTCACCAAGCCCGCCGAGGGCGGCGGCGTGGTCGAGCATCGCGACACGAAATACGGCATGGTGCGCACCGAAGTTCGCTGCGCCAAGTGCGATGCGCATCTGGGTCATGTGTTTGAAGATGGTCCAGCGCCCACCGGGTTGCGCTACTGCATGAATTCAGCCGCTCTTGACCTGCGCCCCGCGGAGAAGAAGTAA
- the cofG gene encoding 7,8-didemethyl-8-hydroxy-5-deazariboflavin synthase CofG translates to MLSTLQRSEPISREAALRLIRCADDDLPALLAAACAARDRFKPGVITYSRKVFLPLTNLCRDYCGYCTFRRDPGDPGAHTMTPDEVLSVARAGEKLGCTEALFSLGDKPELLFLEMRETLRRLGYKSTLHYLEAMCELVLRETSLLPHPNPGLLSAEWIGRLAAVSPSMGLMLETTNAALLAPGAAHDNAPDKVPAKRVRTIEEAGKQNVPFTTGLLIGIGESLEDRVDTLLAIRDLHERYGHIQEVIVQNFRVKPAIPMANWPEPTRGEMLRAVAVARLLLPNMNIQAPPNLSAPYYDYEDLIDAGINDWGGISPLTPDFINPEKPWPHLEQLRLRTEAKRLALRQRLPVYPEFISSVSPREGRLSEKLLAAADRDGLAKAVKRAA, encoded by the coding sequence GTGCTATCCACTCTCCAGCGCAGCGAGCCCATCTCGCGCGAAGCCGCGCTGCGCCTGATCCGCTGCGCCGACGACGATCTTCCTGCGCTCCTCGCGGCCGCCTGCGCCGCAAGAGATCGTTTCAAGCCCGGCGTTATTACCTACTCGCGCAAGGTCTTCCTGCCGTTGACTAATCTCTGCCGCGACTATTGCGGATACTGCACCTTTCGCCGCGATCCCGGCGATCCCGGCGCGCACACGATGACTCCCGATGAAGTGCTCTCAGTCGCCCGCGCCGGCGAAAAACTGGGATGCACCGAGGCTCTCTTTAGTCTAGGCGACAAGCCCGAACTGCTCTTCCTGGAGATGCGCGAAACGCTGCGCCGTCTCGGCTACAAGTCCACCTTGCACTATCTCGAAGCCATGTGCGAACTGGTGCTGCGCGAGACCAGCCTGCTGCCGCATCCCAATCCCGGTCTGCTCAGCGCTGAATGGATCGGGCGGTTGGCTGCTGTTTCCCCCAGCATGGGCCTCATGCTCGAAACTACGAATGCCGCTTTGCTCGCTCCAGGCGCCGCTCACGATAACGCTCCGGACAAAGTTCCGGCCAAGCGTGTGCGCACGATTGAGGAAGCGGGTAAGCAGAACGTCCCGTTCACGACCGGATTGCTGATTGGCATTGGCGAATCGCTCGAAGATCGCGTGGACACGCTGCTCGCCATCCGCGATTTGCATGAGCGCTACGGCCACATCCAGGAAGTAATCGTACAGAATTTTCGCGTTAAGCCAGCAATTCCTATGGCCAACTGGCCCGAGCCCACGCGCGGCGAAATGCTGCGCGCCGTGGCGGTAGCTCGCTTGTTACTACCCAACATGAATATTCAGGCTCCCCCCAATCTCTCTGCGCCTTACTATGACTATGAAGATCTGATCGACGCCGGCATCAACGATTGGGGAGGAATTTCGCCTCTGACTCCTGACTTCATCAATCCGGAAAAGCCCTGGCCGCACCTGGAACAGTTGCGCCTGCGCACCGAGGCCAAGCGATTGGCCTTGCGGCAACGGCTGCCCGTGTACCCGGAATTTATTTCTTCCGTATCGCCTCGGGAAGGCAGATTGTCTGAAAAATTACTCGCCGCCGCCGACCGCGATGGTCTCGCGAAAGCAGTAAAGAGGGCGGCATGA